The Henckelia pumila isolate YLH828 chromosome 2, ASM3356847v2, whole genome shotgun sequence genome includes a window with the following:
- the LOC140882455 gene encoding pentatricopeptide repeat-containing protein ELI1, chloroplastic gives MSSISALVAPPAQFKPAIKESSSSHPEKLALLLDKSKTIKHLSQIHAFIIRHGLESHPVLDFKLQRSYSSLGRVEVSVALFNRTRNPNVFFYTSIIRSHATNGLHEQALYFYVQMLSENVEPNAFTLSTVIKACTLEVGKILHCHAHKFGYESDSYVRTALVDVYARGMDVASARRLFAMIPENNIVSSTAMITGYAKNGDIDEARSLFDGMEERDVVSWNVMIDGYAQYGKPNEALILFRQMLKSKVKPNGVSMVAVLSACGQAGALELGKWAHSYIRINENLLNTQVGTALIDMYNKCGSLEEARMVFDGIKYKDAVVYNAMIGGYAIHGFSLDALKLFKEMTDVGLHPTDITYIGILSACAHAGLVDKGWSIFHAMKNKHGIQPKVEHYGCMVNLLGRAGQLEEAYNLVKSAKVEADPVLWGTLLGACRLHKNVVLGEKIVEFLQERGLSSSGTYVLLSNIYAAAGNWDGVARIRSMMKQTGVQKEPGCSSVEVNNNVHEFRAGDVKHPKSKEIYEMLEHVNGWLRSRGYSSQTDEALHNIGEADKERSLEVHSEKLALAFGLISTNPGTSIKIFKNLRVCQDCHAVMKLVSKICGRKIIMRDRNRFHHFVDGSCSCGDYW, from the coding sequence CCTGCCATAAAGGAAAGCAGCAGTTCACATCCTGAAAAACTTGCATTGCTTTTGGATAAAAGCAAAACTATCAAACATCTTAGTCAAATCCATGCATTCATTATCCGGCATGGCCTAGAAAGCCACCCAGTTTTGGATTTCAAGCTCCAGCGTTCATACTCTTCTTTGGGACGGGTCGAAGTTTCTGTCGCTCTCTTTAATCGCACCCGGAATCCTAACGTTTTCTTCTATACATCCATTATTCGTTCCCATGCCACAAAtggtctccatgaacaagcgcTATATTTTTATGTGCAGATGTTATCTGAAAATGTGGAACCTAATGCGTTCACATTGTCCACTGTAATCAAAGCTTGCACGCTGGAAGTCGGAAAAATCCTTCACTGCCATGCACATAAATTTGGATATGAATCAGATAGTTATGTAAGAACTGCCCTTGTTGATGTTTATGCACGAGGCATGGATGTTGCCTCAGCTCGTAGACTTTTTGCCATGATACCTGAAAATAATATTGTTTCCTCAACTGCAATGATAACCGGATATGCAAAAAATGGGGATATTGATGAGGCCAGATCATTGTTTGATGGGATGGAGGAGAGGGATGTGGTGAGTTGGAATGTGATGATTGATGGATACGCCCAATATGGGAAGCCAAACGAGGCATTGATCCTCTTCCGGCAGATGTTGAAGTCGAAGGTGAAGCCTAATGGAGTGTCAATGGTGGCTGTTCTTTCTGCTTGTGGTCAGGCAGGAGCGTTAGAATTGGGCAAGTGGGCTCATTCTTACATTCGTATTAATGAAAATTTGTTAAACACTCAGGTGGGCACAGCTTTAATTGATATGTATAACAAATGTGGGAGCTTAGAAGAGGCGAGGATGGTGTTTGATGGGATCAAATACAAGGATGCTGTTGTGTACAATGCGATGATTGGTGGTTATGCAATTCACGGATTTAGCCTAGATGCTCTGAAATTGTTCAAAGAGATGACAGATGTGGGCCTTCACCCTACTGATATTACTTATATTGGCATTTTAAGTGCTTGTGCACATGCTGGATTGGTTGATAAAGGGTGGTCTATTTTCCACGCAATGAAAAATAAACACGGGATTCAGCCAAAAGTTGAGCATTACGGATGCATGGTGAATCTTCTTGGCAGAGCAGGACAATTAGAAGAAGCGTACAATCTTGTGAAGAGTGCCAAAGTCGAGGCTGACCCTGTTCTATGGGGAACTTTACTTGGAGCATGTAGGCTCCACAAAAATGTCGTTCTTGGAGAGAAGATTGTAGAATTCCTACAAGAACGCGGGCTTTCCAGTTCAGGTACCTACGTCCTTCTGTCCAATATATATGCTGCTGCAGGAAACTGGGACGGGGTGGCTAGAATAAGGTCTATGATGAAGCAAACTGGAGTACAGAAGGAGCCTGGTTGTAGCTCGGTTGAAGTGAATAACAATGTACACGAGTTTCGTGCCGGTGATGTCAAGCATCCGAAAAGCAAAGAAATTTATGAAATGCTCGAGCATGTAAATGGCTGGCTAAGGTCCCGTGGGTATTCTTCACAAACAGATGAAGCATTGCACAACATTGGAGAGGCAGATAAAGAGCGTTCGCTGGAGGTTCATAGTGAGAAGCTTGCTCTTGCATTCGGGCTTATTAGCACGAATCCAGGGACTTCTATtaagattttcaaaaatctccGAGTCTGTCAAGATTGTCATGCTGTGATGAAGCTTGTTTCCAAGATCTGTGGACGAAAAATAATTATGAGAGACCGCAACCGATTTCACCATTTCGTGGATGGTTCTTGCTCTTGTGGGGATTACTGGTGA